Proteins encoded within one genomic window of Chiloscyllium punctatum isolate Juve2018m chromosome 7, sChiPun1.3, whole genome shotgun sequence:
- the stil gene encoding SCL-interrupting locus protein homolog, whose protein sequence is MEFLNNTVESQLVQRPLERGITPFNFPKTKSALWDPTPLDDSISIHLTYYRNPKLLVTEKILRFVHRHAKQSGRKVFSCFLLGSFVVDDDEEGVTLIVDRLDPGREAGHSDKVPTAPLPEDFIIPCIIDTQGLVSRDTKVYSSEDFKTTFKMLYHYCCSKETIDSSRLLVLRGRINCSENLDNLSLELQWAAVTVAITFDATPINAVPIIPTALARNLTSPLNIAQVQGTYKFGYLTMDQTRKLLLILESDPKVFTLPLVGIWLSGATHVHSPQVWACCLRYLFSSSIQERVFSTEQKRFLLVLYSVTHRQPEFYECQPCGEHQKLDFQLLTSTEVLNICTSIEPSGKQLTEFELSDENKNPDSDFFKEVVSNIMGIPMSVGDNDSGVEEDDLSPRPTPSPHPVVQKFPRVYPSVPELSLVFDGSFIESKYTPTRLQQNKLQQTMKTRETSGPLNASKQPSENGQQGVTSKMITPPLKHNLILSHGSVASVKSCKEKITKSQSKSSHFASKSSGSSSSSCSTPPSGPSPDASVDQPKLVMSTDAADTIKNVILNKGGISPGLWQSMSDTQHPQRPPSPNKSNRHSLQCIPPLPSHSPEMQHLGFSPYFHMPYPTSYCNCCQRHGPCCGPSLNSNWQGNTPAYGTKGVHSLSCHECSSTPCLQTLTCLPNSHCSIVCVNNNSINQSLPGQVGSTSPSNSSLMKSPGGSYIPPLNQCKICTVPSACLHLPIGSLEHEQEGNGTMGLPVNAYKILVEQDRQLKLLQAQIQRLLGTQSGVTTPVTHCSSKNISISDCSPQPERQMEFVAIETQTSPGIHMKKSVSIAVSTGASLFLVPSEEHEAHQSVQNLELNDSELSNEEMGVSVKTDNTSHTSVVSSMNEVDIHNFVENSQNTTDTSDQAISVQSCTPEGTKSSWDLHVDFQSPVLGESASTCLKNCPTEVPHVNNSKTEKYDLITESHNSSPLQDERRFYQNLMGQVNQLLESSSEKQNEAENEDAESEVSVQSPETLNKPSEPRTFQKEDNDVLSATVKQLKKMGVKFDLDCTSMTKSKVENASTLARINPEAVIPRLNYTSFVNVGAVELGAAGVDLSMEANAIALKYLNDAQLSQISLRRSGNCESPSLNNLLEMNTDGSMVGLSLISPNNMSFATRKYMRRYGLVEETYSSEEEDVLSDSAIRPIKSESEIPSAKKTSSEKVVEAQLKNCCTPESFSKADGNILRNITNEISPTKPQNVDTQDCHCQQIRKNPKPKMNKFAEEIDYTKNPEKENGIERISDFSKKLRPTVLETHKSTKSSDAVGNILDVNRLRQLPKLF, encoded by the exons AAACCCGAAGCTGCTTGTGACAGAAAAGATCTTGCGTTTTGTTCATCGTCATGCCAAACAGAGTGGAAGAAAAGTATTTTCCTGTTTTTTACTAGGGTCATTTGTTGTGGATGATG atgaggaaggtgTTACGTTAATTGTTGATCGTCTTGATCCTGGGCGAGAGGCAGGGCATTCAGATAAGGTACCAACAGCTCCACTTCCTGAAGATTTCATCATTCCATGTATAATTGATACTCAGGGACTTGTTTCCAGAGACACGAAAGTTTATTCATCTGAGGATTTCAAAACAACGTTTAAG ATGCTATACCATTATTGCTGTAGCAAGGAAACAATTGACTCTTCCAGACTCCTTGTGTTGAGAGGTCGCATTAACTGTTCTGAGAACTTGGATAATCTAAGCTTGGAACTCCAATGGGCAGCTGTTACAGTAGCAATCACATTTGATGCCACTCCAATCAATGCAGTTCCCATAATTCCTACGGCTTTGGCAAGAAATTTAACCAGCCCATTAAATATTGCTCAGGTTCAAGGGACATACAAATTTGG GTATCTTACAATGGATCAGACACGCAAGCTTCTATTAATACTTGAATCGGATCCAAAAGTATTCACTTTGCCTTTAGTAGGAAT TTGGTTGAGTGGTGCAACGCACGTACATAGTCCACAAGTCTGGGCGTGTTGCTTACGCTATCTATTCAGTTCTTCAATTCAAGAGAG AGTTTTCTCGACTGAACAGAAACGTTTTCTTCTAGTTCTCTATTCAGTTACGCACAGGCAGCCAGAATTCTATGAATGCCAACCTTGCGGTGAGCATCAGAAACTAGATTTCCAGCTGCTTACTAGTACAGAAGTACTGAATATTTGCACA AGCATAGAGCCTTCAGGAAAACAACTCACTGAATTTGAACTAAGTGATGAAAATAAAAATCCAGACAGTGATTTCTTTAAGGAAGTGGTTAGCAATATTATGGGCATTCC GATGTCAGTTGGTGACAATGATTCTGGTGTGGAGGAAGACGACCTATCTCCAAGACCAACACCAAGTCCGCACCCAGTTGTACAAAAG TTTCCAAGAGTCTATCCTTCTGTACCTGAGCTGTCACTTGTATTTGATGGAAGTTTTATAGAATCAAAGTATACTCCAACAAGATTACAACAAAATAAATTGCAACAGACAATGAAAACCCGTGAAACATCTGGACCTTTGAATGCAAGCAAACAACCTTCTGAAAATGGGCAGCAGGGAGTGACCTCCAAAATGATAACACCTCCATTAAAACACAATCTGATTCTTTCACATGGATCAGTAGCATCTGTTAAGTCTTGTAAAGAAAAAATAACAAAGTCGCAATCAAAAAGTAGTCATTTTGCCAGTAAGAGTTCtggatcatcatcatcatcctgctCTACTCCTCCAAGTGGGCCTTCACCTGATGCTTCTGTAGATCAGCCAAAGTTAGTTATGTCTACTGACGCAGCTGATACAATAAAGAATGTTATCCTGAATAAAGGAGGGATTTCTCCCGGACTCTGGCAATCTATGTCTGATACACAGCATCCACAAAGGCCTCCATCTCCAAACAAATCCAATCGGCATTCATTACAGTGCATTCCTCCCCTTCCATCTCATTCTCCTGAAATGCAGCATTTAGGATTTTCGCCATATTTTCACATGCCATACCCAACTAGTTACTGTAACTGCTGCCAACGTCATGGACCCTGTTGTGGACCTTCATTGAATTCTAATTGGCAAGGAAATACTCCAGCATATGGCACAAAAGGAGTCCATTCACTATCTTGTCATGAATGTAGTTCTACACCATGCCTGCAAACTCTGACTTGTTTACCAAATTCTCACTGTAGTATTGTGTGTGTGAATAACAATTCAATAAACCAGAGTTTACCTGGACAAGTAGGAAGCACATCACCTTCAAACAGCAGTTTGATGAAATCACCTGGTGGCTCTTACATTCCACCACTAAATCAGTGTAAGATATGCACAGTGCCTTCTGCGTGTTTACATTTGCCCATTGGAAGTCTAGAACATGAACAAGAAGGAAATGGAACAATGGGATTGCCTGTTAATGCTTACAAGATTCTTGTGGAACAGGATAGACAACTAAAGCTCCTTCAAGCTCAG ATTCAGCGACTCTTGGGCACGCAAAGTGGTGTTACAACTCCTGTGACACATTGTTCTTCTAAGAATATTAGTATTTCTGACTGCTCAccacagccagagagacaaatGGAATTTGTTGCTATAGAAACCCAGACATCTCCTGGAATCCACATGAAGAAAAGTGTTAGCATTGCAGTAAGCACAG GTGCTAGTTTGTTCTTGGTTCCATCTGAGGAACATGAGGCACATCAAAGTGTACAGAATCTCGAACTGAATGACTCTGAATTATCCAATGAAGAAATGGGGGTCTCTGTTAAAACTGACAATACCAGCCACACCAGTGTTGTATCTTCAATGAATGAAGTGGACATACATAACTTTGTGGAGAACAGTCAGAATACAACAGATACATCAGATCAAGCTATTAGTGTTCAAAG CTGTACACCTGAAGGTACAAAAAGCAGCTGGGACCTTCATGTTGATTTTCAGAGCCCAGTGCTTGGGGAGAGTGCAAGTACTTGTCTGAAAAATTGCCCAACAGAAGTACCACATGTGAATAATAGCAAAACAGAAAAGTATGATCTTATCACAGAATCACACAATAGCTCTCCATTACAAGATGAGAGAAGATTTTACCAAAACTTAATG GGCCAGGTAAACCAACTATTGGAATCATCTTCTGAAAAACAAAATGAAGCAGAAAATGAAGATGCTGAATCAGAAGTCTCGGTGCAGAGCCCTGAGACTCTGAACAAACCATCTGAACCTCGGACCTTTCAAAAGGAGGATAATGATGTGTTGAGTGCAACtgtgaaacagctgaagaaaatGGGAGTGAAATTTGATCTTGACTGTACAAGCATGACCAAGAGCAAAGTTGAAAATGCAAG CACATTGGCTCGCATAAACCCTGAAGCAGTTATCCCAAGGTTGAACTATACGTCCTTTGTCAACGTTGGTGCAGTTGAACTTGGAGCTGCTGGGGTTGACCTTAGCATGGAGGCCAATGCTATTGCTCTGAAGTACCTGAATGATGCTCAGCTCTCCCAGATATCTCTCAGACGTAGTGGTAACTGTGAATCACCATCCCTAAATAACTTACTGGAAATGAACACAGATGGAAGCATGGTTGGCCTGAGCTTAATTTCACCCAATAACATGTCATTTGCCACACGCAAATACATGAGGAGGTATGGACTCGTAGAAGAGACATATAGCAGTGAAGAGGAGGATGTTTTGTCAGATTCTGCCATACGGCCTATAAAATCTGAATCAGAAATTCCTTCTGCTAAAAAAACAAGTTCTGAAAAAGTGGTTGAAGCCCAGCTTAAAAACTGTTGTACACCGGAGTCTTTCTCAAAGGCAGATGGGAACATTCTAAGAAACATTACTAATGAAATTTCTCCCACAAAACCACAGAATGTGGATACACAGGACTGTCATTGTCAGCAGATTCGAAAAAATCCAAAACCTAAAATGAATAAGTTTGCCGAAGAAATCGATTACACCAAAAACCCTGaaaaagaaaatggaattgaaagGATTTCCGACTTTTCCAAGAAATTAAGGCCAACTGTCTTAGAGACACACAAGTCTACAAAAAGCAGTGATGCAGTGGGCAACATTCTGGATGTAAATCGGCTCCGACAACTACCCAAACTCTTCTAA